From one Chanodichthys erythropterus isolate Z2021 chromosome 3, ASM2448905v1, whole genome shotgun sequence genomic stretch:
- the cdip1 gene encoding cell death-inducing p53-target protein 1 — protein MSSDPPPPYPGGPNAPLLEEKNGQPPVSATAPVMTGPPQGQPLPPDYGPPPYEATPGFVPPHVPGEGPMPKPMHMPMPHCHGGYYLPPGHFPHPIAEHYGPGPSHFAPGHTATVLSPPGTTTTTVTVLQGEMFQSAPVQTVCPHCQQPIVTRISHDIGLMNTLICMFCFIVGCDLGCCLIPCMMDDLKDVTHTCPNCKGYIYTYKRIC, from the exons ATGTCCAGTGACCCCCCTCCTCCTTACCCAGGGGGCCCCAATGCCCCACttcttgaggaaaaaaatggaCAACCTCCAGTTTCTG CCACTGCTCCAGTAATGACTGGACCTCCACAAGGACAGCCGCTGCCACCAGATTATGGACCTCCACCATATGAAGCTACACCTGGCTTTGTTCCTCCGCACGTCCCAGGCGAAGGTCCCATGCCTAAGCCTATGCATATGCCCATGCCTCATTGTCACG GTGGTTACTACCTTCCCCCAGGGCACTTTCCTCATCCGATAGCGGAACACTATGGTCCGGGTCCCAGTCACTTTGCTCCAGGTCACACAGCCACAGTTCTCTCTCCTCCTGgtaccaccaccaccaccgtGACTGTTCTACAGGGAGAGATGTTTCAGTCGGCTCCAGTGCAGACGGTTTGTCCTCACTGCCAACAGCCCATCGTCACCCGCATCAGCCACGACATCGGCCTCATGAATACTCTAATCTGCATGTTCTGCTTCATTGTTGG TTGTGATCTAGGTTGCTGCTTGATCCCATGTATGATGGATGACCTCAAGGATGTGACACACACTTGCCCCAACTGCAAGGGCTATATTTACACATACAAGCGCATATGCTAA
- the LOC137017826 gene encoding vascular cell adhesion protein 1-like, producing the protein MLQHFFGLFYLSAVSQLVLFTGTHAAECPLQLNPQRVVVRYNGSVAVNCSTNVPHDGIGWEAIEGLVPMSLSVSLITWRVSNLREWDTEPFCFINPKGGDQCASYLAVTVYKTPDSVSISTVNHIGPMKEGNQYELQCDVLNVAPVQYLTVKWYKGETLVDQTTFTDTIKTPVNKTATLMIRPDRSDDGVQYRCEAELDLGEEGPQPSPKDTSDPLSVEVNGTHAAECPVELNPQRAVVRYGSPVSVTCSTSVPHDGIGWEASEGAVPMSKDNLITWRVSNLREWYIKPFCFINPKGGEQCSSYLPITIYKTPDSVSISTVNHIGPMKEGNQYELQCDVLNVAPVQNLTVKWYKGETLVDQTTFTDTIKTPVDKTVTLMIRPDRSDDGVQYRCEAEQDLGEEGPQPPSKVTSKPLSVEVNGCLSKGG; encoded by the exons ATGCTTCAACATTTCTTTGGACTTTTTTATCTGTCAGCAGTTTCACAGCTTGTGCTTTTCACTG GTACACATGCTGCTGAATGTCCTCTTCAGCTCAACCCACAGAGAGTTGTTGTGAGGTACAACGGTTCTGTGGCAGTTAACTGTAGCACTAATGTCCCACATGATGGGATAGGATGGGAAGCCATTGAGGGACTAGTGCCCATGAGTTTATCAGtcagtctgatcacatggagaGTGTCAAACCTGAGAGAATGGGACACAGAACCATTCTGCTTCATAAACCCTAAAGGTGGTGACCAGTGTGCATCATATCTCGCAGTGACTGTTTACA AGACTCCAGACAGTGTGTCCATCAGCACTGTGAATCACATCGGACCAATGAAGGAGGGAAACCAGTATGAGCTTCAGTGTGACGTTCTCAATGTGGCTCCTGTTCAGTATCTCACTGTCAAATGGTACAAAGGAGAGACTCTGGTGGATCAAACCACCTTCACTGACACCATCAAGACTCCAGTGAATAAAACAGCCACACTCATGATCCGTCCAGACAGATCTGATGATGGAGTTCAGTACAGGTGTGAAGCAGAGCTGGATCTGGGAGAAGAAGGACCTCAACCATCTCCTAAAGACACATCGGATCCTCTCAGTGTTGAAGTTAACG GTACACATGCTGCTGAATGTCCTGTTGAGCTCAACCCACAGAGAGCTGTTGTGAGGTACGGCAGTCCTGTGTCAGTTACCTGTAGCACTTCTGTCCCACATGATGGGATAGGATGGGAAGCCAGTGAGGGAGCAGTGCCCATGAGCAAAGACAATCTGATCACATGGAGAGTGTCAAACTTGAGAGAATGGTACATAAAACCATTCTGCTTCATAAACCCTAAAGGTGGTGAACAGTGTTCATCATATCTCCCAATAACTATTTACA AGACTCCAGACAGTGTGTCCATCAGCACTGTGAATCACATCGGACCAATGAAGGAGGGAAACCAGTATGAGCTTCAGTGTGACGTTCTCAATGTGGCTCCTGTTCAGAATCTCACTGTCAAATGGTACAAAGGAGAGACTCTGGTGGATCAAACCACCTTCACTGACACCATCAAGACTCCAGTGGATAAAACAGTCACACTCATGATCCGTCCAGACAGATCTGATGATGGAGTTCAGTACAggtgtgaagcagagcaggatcTGGGAGAAGAAGGACCTCAACCTCCTTCTAAAGTCACATCAAAACCTCTCAGTGTTGAAGTTAACG
- the LOC137004671 gene encoding intercellular adhesion molecule 2-like: MGDGSWPLNNNDERTFTSQSDVSGFVLFYPAFTTGTHAAECPLQLNPQRVVVRYGSSVAVNCSTSVPHDGIGWEASEGAVPMSLSVSLITWRVSNLREWDIKPFCFINTKGGEQCASYLSITIYKTPDSVSISTVNPIGPMIEGNQYELQCDVLNVAPVQYLTVKWYKGETLVNQTTFTDTIKTPVDKTATLMIRPDRSDDGVQYRCEAELNLGAEGPQPPPKVTSKPLSITVHYKPIITETKLPSTVSMLQGYRVVIVCEAEGNPKPTISWNLGTNNPVYSETLTITDSTPEDLSCIANNSVGTDIRHVKLSKQGNSPNYIAFVVVALLVLFIGLFLYVWKKLF; encoded by the exons ATGGGAGATGGGAG CTGGCCACTCAATAACAATGATGAACGAACGTTTACATCACAGTCAGATGTTTCTGGGTTTGTTCTGTTCTATCCAGCATTTACCACAG GTACACATGCTGCTGAATGTCCTCTTCAGCTCAACCCACAGAGAGTTGTTGTGAGGTACGGCAGTTCTGTGGCAGTTAACTGTAGCACTTCTGTCCCACATGATGGGATAGGATGGGAAGCCAGTGAGGGAGCAGTGCCCATGAGTTTATCAGtcagtctgatcacatggagaGTGTCAAACCTGAGAGAATGGGACATAAAACCATTCTGCTTCATAAACACTAAAGGTGGTGAACAGTGTGCATCATATCTCTCAATAACTATTTACA AGACTCCAGACAGTGTGTCCATCAGCACTGTGAATCCCATCGGACCAATGATTGAGGGAAACCAGTATGAGCTTCAGTGTGACGTTCTCAATGTGGCTCCTGTTCAGTATCTCACTGTCAAATGGTACAAAGGAGAGACTCTGGTGAATCAAACCACCTTCACTGACACCATCAAGACTCCAGTGGATAAAACAGCCACACTCATGATCCGTCCAGACAGATCTGATGATGGAGTTCAGTACAGGTGTGAAGCAGAGCTGAATCTGGGAGCAGAAGGACCTCAACCTCCTCCTAAAGTCACATCAAAACCTCTCAGCATTACTGTACATT ATAAACCGATCATCACTGAGACCAAACTGCCCTCCACAGTGTCTATGCTTCAAGGATATCGAGTGGTGATTGTTTGTGAAGCCGAAGGAAACCCAAAACCAACAATCAGCTGGAATCTCGGCACAAATAATCCAGTTTATAGTGAAACTCTCACTATAACAGATTCAACACCAGAGGATCTGTCCTGCATTGCAAACAATTCTGTTGGCACTGACAtcagacatgttaaactgtctAAACAAG GCAACTCTCCAAACTACATTGCATTTGTTGTAGTGGCACTGCTTGTTTTATTCATCGGATTATTTCTATATGTGTGGAAAAAGTTATTTTGA